aaaatattttgaatatcacccaaaaataatggattactttttccccaaactatattttttttcaaaaaaacatttcaagatTTTGaatgaactgattttatttagaaACAATAGTGGAAGCTGAACATCGATATCGTCTGGACAAAGACCACGTAGACTGCTTTAAATTACCCTAACATCATCGCTAACCTGCTTAAACATTTTTGAGTCTAATTTACATCGAGTAGttatcattcattcattttgaGGCAAACTATGACTCAGATCTGCAATCAAAAAAATCTCCCATCTGAGGTCTAGGTAGTGACTTGGTAGCCGGCCACCGGATATCCGGCTATCCGACTTCGAAGCCGGATATTTGGCCAAACCACTATCACTAAAAATTACCAACGGTTTCAGCACAGTCGCGGAGGAGTGTCatctcgataaaaaaaattttgtcaaaaatcggcactcaagtgcctcgaaggaaactatgttgaggaataaatacagctttgcccaaaaaacaattgttttcatgtaaaaacccgggacttttcagcccatgtagtatataCGGCACTAACTgtagaaaaacaaatatttgtttctgggatgccagatattttttctaaatatatgcgataaaaaaaatctggaataTCTGTAAACGTGTGCTAATCTGTACAAAATACAGAACAGCTGCACTCCTCATTCGAAACCAATGATGTTTTATCCCGTTTTGCCACTATTTTTAAATCAAGGAATGAAAGTTTGTGACAAAAgtaaaaagtttaaagtttgCAGACATATCTGCGTATGTGAAACCGTTGTTTTTATTTGACAACCAGAGAAATGAACACCTGGACACATGCAGTGCATTCTGTCActaactataaaattaacatCTCACCGTATCCGGTACGACTGTCGGAATAGAGCGAGAAAAATTGCGTGATGGTAATGTGACCGTGGCGTAGTCAGAATACCGTCACGTTGTTCAACGACTCTCGAAATAATCCCCGTTGACAATACCAGTTTGTTTGAAAAGTCTAATCACCATTAACCCCGAAATTATCCTATTcggacaaaacaaaataatacattttgcaGGCTGAAGTAAGAACGCAAGCAAGAATACGACGCACGCTGATTGTGAAATAGCCTTCAGCCGATATACACAGACTAAATACAGAATCCATCTCCTCAACCGCGAAATGTTTACCTCAGAGAGCAACTGCATATCGATCAACTATTAGAATTTCACAAAACATGTTCTTGTATTCCTCCCATTATGACTCGAAAATTTATCAACATATGAAAAATCTCAAAGCATACATCATTTTCAAGATTTGTTAAAGTTAGCTGAGCAGTATTTCTttcataaaataaaaagggTTATTTTCACGATCAATCATCTTTTATTTgggaactttaaacaaaattaaagtTCAATATGTGACGTTAGCCGATGTTTGACGCTGGGAAAAGTTCCATCAATGACCTCATCCATTCGACTAATGCCGAATTCATTTAAGGGTCGGCGATGGTAACTTCAACTTCTACACCGGGTTCGATATTGATCGAAGTGATCTGCTTCACGATCTCGGATGGTGAGTGCAGATCGATGATACGCTTGTGCAGACGCATCTGGAAGAAAGAAAACAAGGCGTAGAACATTAAATCATTGTCTAATTTGTGTATGCTTAAGATTTGTCTGAACCATTAGAGACTTGAAAAGATTTCTAGACATCAATCAAGCACTATGACGAGGACCATATTGATCTCGGCGCGACTTTTACTCATTCATGCCAAGGGATAGGACATAAATATACGATATACAGTCTGCCTGAAAGTTTATCGTGGAACGGCGGAATAATTACCTGGAAGCGATCCCAAGTCTTGGAACCCTCACCGCAAGGTGTCTTACGGGTAGTGATACGAAGGATCTTGGTTGGCATTCGCACTGGGCCCTGAAAAATACATACATTGGTTAGTTCTgtgcattcaaattttaacgatTACAATAGCTGGgtgttattaatgttcaatttctACGAACTCCATATAATCACACAAGATTCAATGCAGCAATTTCGTCGAAGTTATCCAATTTTAATTTAGCATCTACTTAACTAGGGCAAAAGACAGTTTTAAAGCATCCTTAGCCCCCCAGGTAGATGCGAGAACTATTGGTGCACAACAGAAATAAGTATACACACCTTCACCCTCAGCTTCTGCTTCTTGGCTCCGCTGATGAGATCAGCGCAAACCTTCTCCAAGCTTCGGACATTGCGCGAGGTCAATGTAATACGGATGCGATGCACAGTCGCAACCTCGGCAACGGGCTTTTCAATGTCTTTTCCAGTGGCGGCCTGAAACGGATATATATGATTTGAATGGATACTTAACAGAAATTCACGTGCAACTAGGACGCGTTGGAAACATAACCTATAACACAAAATGTGTTCTATAACCACAAGCTCATGGAATATAGACTTACACTTGCATTCTAACGTTTACAAAATGTATTACCATTGTTATTTATTGTACTATTCACGTCCTGGTCGAGTTAATCGAATAGTTAACGATCAGCGCTGAACCAGCGAGAACTTTACTCTTCGAGAGTTGAAAACAGAAGGCCGAAAAAAGAAACGCATAGTTCCACGCTGACATGCGGCAACCAATGTTTGAGAGAAAAGGTGTGTAAAAATTTTACCGCAGAGTGTAAACGCTCTCCTCGTGTTGGATGAATCTttaaccaaggcgcgtagaagtatatcctaaggtgggccaacttgctaaaaccactcttcagccatcttggaagtatactgtgttttgtttgtaaacaaaacacaatacgctagtgccgaagttcgctcctgatcagtctgtctctttcacgcttcaaggaaataattccccttctgctttcttccgtactgttttcatataccgctcccctaaccaacttagtgacgaaacggcctcacctagtacgaTAGACCCGTCTTGTCTTTAACGCTTTAACCCTTtcgcgtacaacatcgagtttcACCCGTAATgcacttgcataacatagggcgctaaaACGCTCAGCCGAGTAGTGTAAAcatttgatgtgtgacgtattaaataatacactAAGGGGTTATGAAAGCAAGAATCTCAATATTTCCTCGTTGTTATCCAATCGAGGATTATGCACATCGATGTTCTGAATTTAAAACAGAGCTATATTGCTTCCTTAAGTCATATACTTGCGAATGTATTGATTGTTCTCCATCGATCtgcagaactcaaca
The Toxorhynchites rutilus septentrionalis strain SRP chromosome 2, ASM2978413v1, whole genome shotgun sequence genome window above contains:
- the LOC129768888 gene encoding 40S ribosomal protein S20; this translates as MAATGKDIEKPVAEVATVHRIRITLTSRNVRSLEKVCADLISGAKKQKLRVKGPVRMPTKILRITTRKTPCGEGSKTWDRFQMRLHKRIIDLHSPSEIVKQITSINIEPGVEVEVTIADP